In Rattus norvegicus strain BN/NHsdMcwi chromosome 3, GRCr8, whole genome shotgun sequence, a genomic segment contains:
- the Or1j13c gene encoding olfactory receptor Olr408 gives MTQDNESTVSDFNLLGLPIRAEDQGVYSVLFLIMYLTTVLGNLLIILLIRLDPHLHTPMYFFLSHLALTDISFSSVTAPKMLMNMLTHSQSISYAGCVSQVYFYIAFSDLDSFLLTSMAYDRYVAICHPLHYNTIMSQNLCVLLLVMSWALSSANALVHTLLLARLSHFRNNTISHYFCELSALLKLSSSDTTINKMVILPLGTVVITLPFVLILVSYGCIGVTILKIPSINGIYKTLSTCGSHLCVVSLYYGAIIGLYFVPSSNNTNDQDAIVAVIYTVVTPMLNPFIYSLRNRDMKGALKNILSRRLCSQ, from the coding sequence ATGACACAGGATAATGAGAGCACTGTGTCTGATTTCAACCTCCTGGGGCTCCCCATTCGGGCAGAAGACCAAGGTGTGTACTCTGTCCTGTTCCTGATCATGTACCTGACAACTGTACTGGGGAACCTGCTCATCATTCTGCTTATCAGGCTGGACCCTCAcctccacacccccatgtacttcttcctcagccACTTGGCTCTCACAGACATATCTTTCTCATCAGTCACAGCTCCAAAGATGCTCATGAATATGCTGACACACAGTCAGTCCATCTCATATGCTGGGTGTGTTTCCCAGGTATATTTTTACATAGCTTTTAGTGATCTTGACAGCTTTCTTTTGACTTCCATGGCCTATGATAGGTATGTGGCTATCTGCCACCCTCTGCACTATAACACCATCATGAGTCAGAACCTCTGTGTTCTTCTATTAGTTATGTCCTGGGCCTTATCTTCTGCTAATGCTCTTGTACACACCCTTCTCTTAGCTCGCCTATCTCACTTTAGAAACAATACCATCTCCCACTATTTCTGTGAACTCTCTGCGTTGCTGAAGCTGTCCAGTTCAGACACCACCATCAATAAGATGGTCATCCTGCCTTTAGGTACTGTAGTCATTACCTTACCATTTGTATTAATTCTGGTCTCTTATGGCTGCATAGGAGTCACAATTCTGAAAATTCCCTCTATCAATGGAATCTACAAAACCTTGTCCACGTGTGGCTCTCATCTCTGTGTGGTTTCTTTGTACTATGGGGCCATCATTGGACTATATTTTGTCCCCTCATCTAATAACACTAATGACCAGGATGCCATTGTTGCTGTGATATATACTGTGGTCACACCAATGTTGAATCCCTTTATTTATAGTCTCAGGAATCGGGATATGAAAGGAGCACTGAAAAATATCCTCAGCAGGAGACTGTGTTCACAGTGA